The window GCTGGTAATTGGCGATGTACCGCCGCCAGTCGCCGCTGTGAGTTTTGATCGCCTCATGTACCGGCACGCTCTCCACCACCGACCACACCAGCCCCTTTTCCGCCAACAGCGCCTGCCGCGCGCGGATCTCGTCGATCGGCCAGACTTCGCCGTTCGCGATATGATGCAGCGCCGTCACCACCCCGGTCGCCCCGGCCTGACGCACGTCGTCCAAAGAAACCGGATCGTTCGGGCCATACCAACGCCATGTTTGTTCCATGTATTGTCCTTATGCCTGTCTCGCACCGCAATGTTGTTATACCAGTTTAATTTAGATGTCAGTTATCTTTAACTTACTCTTTCGCCACGCGCTGTCAAAACCGAACCCCTCATTGGTTGATCCACTTCACGCTTCTGGCTTATTTTGGACTGACCAATTCCTTTAACCGGCCGACATCCTTACACTGGTCGCAGTTTTTTATCACCGGCGCCACCCTGTCTATGTGGCAGAAAACTGGTCTGCTAACTTGGCGCAAGTGGCCCGCCAGCTGTCTTACATGCTTTGGAGATGAGATGAAAACGATCGCCAACACCCCGCTGCCGGGCGCCGTACGGCAGCCGGGCTATGACCGCCGGGCCCTGCGCAGCCGCATCGTGCACCTTGGCTTCGGCGCGTTCCACCGCGCGCATCAGGCGCTGCTGACCGATCGGGTGCTGAACGCCCACGGCGGCGACTGGGGCATTTGCGAGATCAGTCTTTCCGGCGGCGTGCCGCTGTTTGAGGCGCTGCGGCAACAGGATCATCTGTACAGCGTGCTGGAGAAAGGCGCGGACGGCCATCAGGCCATCGTGGTCGGCGCGGTGCATGAGAGCCTGCACCGCAAGCTGGAGGGCATCGCCGCGGTGCTGGAGAAGCTGGCCGAACCGCAGGTGGCGATCGTCTCGATGACCATCACCGAAAAAGGCTACTGCATCGAACCCGGCAGCGGACGGTTGGATCGACAGCATTCGGGGATCGTCGCCGATCTGGCGTGGCCGCATCAGCCGCAGACCGCGCCCGGCATTTTGGTGGAAGCGCTGCGGTTGCGGCGCGAACGCGGCCTGCCCGCCTTCTCCCTGCTTTCCTGCGACAATATTCCGGAGAACGGCCACGTGTTGCGCCGGGCGGTGCTCGATCTGGCGCAGGCGCGGGATCCGTCGCTCGCCGACTGGATCGCCACCGCCGCCACCTTCCCCTGCACCATGGTGGATCGCATCGTGCCGGCCGCCACGCCGGCCACGCTGGATGAGATCGCCGCCGCGCTGGGCGGCGTGCGCGACGAATGCGCCATCGCCTGCGAGCCCTTCATTCAATGGGTAGTGGAAGACAACTTCACCGCCGGACGCCCGGCGTGGGAGTTGGCCGGCGCCCAGTTGGTCAGCGATGTGCTGCCGTTTGAACACATGAAACTGCGCATGCTGAACGGCAGCCACTCGTTCCTGGCTTACTTAGGCTACCTGGGCGGCTACCGCTATATCAACGAGTGCATGGCGGATGAGCACTACCGCCGCGCCGCCCTGCGGTTGATGCTGGACGAACAGACGCCGACGCTGAGCGTCACCGGCATCAGCCTGCCCGACTATGCCGCACGGCTTATCGCGCGCTTCAGCAATCCGGCGCTGCAACACCTCACCTGGCAGATCGCCATGGACGGCACGCAGAAACTGCCGCAGCGCCTGCTGGATGCCGTGCGCTGGCATCTGCGGCACGGTGGCGACTATAGCGGGCTGGCGCTGGGCGTGGCGGGCTGGATGCGTTACGTCGGCGGCGTCGATGACGCCGGTGAGCCGATCGACATTCGCGATCCGCTGGCAGACGTGCTGAAGCAGACGATCGCCGCAACGCCGGACGATCGGCGGCGCGTAGCGGCGCTGTTGGCGTTGAAATCGGTATTCGGCGAAGCGCTGGCGGCGCATGCGGCATTTACCGAAGCGGTGACGCAAGCCTATTTGTCGCTGCGCGATCGCGGCGCGCGTGAAACGGTGAAGGAGTGGGTGATGCGGTGAGGAGCCTGCAGGGCCGAGAATAACCATGCCGGCGTAACGTTACGCCGGCATGGCGGAACGACTTAACGATAAACGACCGTCATAACAGCGAGTTTCTTCTGTTGGTCCACCCACTTCATTTCGGTTGTGCCTAGATTTAGCGGAAGTTCTTTGCGTGTAGTATCAAAACCTGACAACGCTTGCTGGGCCTGATAACGCTGGCCGTTGCGGTAACATTGCGTATTCGCCTTAGAATCTGCAATATTGACCGTGCAAGGACTTTCAACGATAGAACCGACGAAGCGAATTACCCCGCCGGCCACTCCTGCATGACTCACTGCCGTCCATGAAAACAACATTCCTACGATCAAAAATAACCGAAAGGCATTCATGGCAACCTCATTTTTAGTTAAGCCAATTTAACCATAGAGGATCTTGTTAGGAATAATCGCAAGGAAAGGGACGAGATTTGATCGTTAATCTCGTCATTAACAATGTAAAAACAAGCTACTAACAAAAGTTAACCGCCTCTAATACAGGGTCTTATCTAAGAATTTTCTTGTTATAAACGGTGGATTTTGTCGGTTGAAAAGCGCATGGTGACGTGCAAAATTTGCGAGATAGAGCACAAATTTAAATCGCGGCCGTTTCACCGATACGGCTGCGTAACTCATTTATTAAGCAGGTTAATTTTTGCGCCAGGAATTATTAATGACCAAAACCAATTTGATTACCGGTTTCCTCGGCAGCGGCAAAACCACCACTATCCGCCATTTGCTGGCTCATAAGCCCGAACATGAACGCTGGGCGGTATTGGTCAATGAGTTCGGCGAGATCGGTATTGACGGCGCGCTGCTGGCGGACAGCGGCGCGGTGCTCAAAGAGATCCCCGGTGGCTGCATGTGCTGCGTCAACGGCCTGCCGATGCAGGTGGGCTTGAATATGCTGTTGCAGCAGGCCAAACCGGATCGGCTGCTGATCGAGCCGACCGGGCTCGGGCATCCGAAACAAATCCTGTCGCTGCTGACCCAGGAGAGTTATGCCGGCTGGATCGATCTGCAGGCCACCCTGTGCCTGCTGGATGCCCGCCAGCTCAGCCAGCCCCGCTACCGCGACAACGAAAACTTCCGAGATCAGCTGGCCGCGGCCGATATTATTTTGGCCAGCAAAAGCGATACCTACCGGCCGGAAGACAAGCTGGCGCTGGAGGCCTGGAAGGCGCAAGACCCGCTGCAACGGCCCTGCTATGCCATCGCGCAAGGCGAAGCGGATGTCGCGCTGTTGTCACTTCCGCGCACGAATCGTACAGAATTGCCGGACGCGCAGCATCATCATGGTCAGGCGAAAAAGCAGGGGCTGGCGGCGCTGCGGCTGCCGGAGCACGCCCGCTGGCGGCGAGCGTTGAATGAAGGGCAAGGCTTCACCAGCTGTGGCTGGATTTTTGACGGCGATACCCGGTTCGACACCGTCGGTTTCATGGAATGGGTGCGACTCGCGCCGGTCGAACGCGCCAAAGGCGTGGTGCGGATCCCCGAAGGCACATTGCTGATCAATCGTCAGGGGCAGGATCTCAACATCGAAACCCGCCCGGTCGCGCCGCTCGACAGCCGAATTGAGCTTACCCACAGCGAAAATGCCGATTGGAATGCCCTGCAATCCGCCTTGTTTAAGATTCGTTTAAGTTAGACCCCGTACCGTTTCCCCCCGGTTGCCGCAGGGTAGCCGGGTTTTATTTCGTTTTCATTTTTCCAACAGGTTATGTCATGACACGCCGCAATTTACCCCTCATTCTCTTCTTCAACTTACTGGGCGTTGCGCTGTTTCTGTCCTGGTTCCTGCCGGCCAATCACGGCGGCTGGTTTACCCTGGATTCGGCGATTTTCTTCTTCTTTAACCGCCATCTGGCCACCGACCCGGCGTTTTTACATCTGGTCGCCATCACCAACAACCGCGCGTTCGACGCGATCTCGCTGCTCGCCATGGGGCTGCTGTATCTGTACTTTTATCTGAAGCAGGACGCCGCCGGCCGCCGCCGCCTGGTGATCACCGGCGTGGTGATGCTGCTGACCGCCGTGGTGCTGAACCAGCTTGGCCACCTGCTGCCGGTGAAACATCCAAGCCCCACCCTGACCTTTGACAATATCCATCGCGTCAGCGAGCTGACCGGCATCCCCACCAAGGACGCTTCCGGCGACAGCTTCCCCGGCGATCACGGCATGATGCTGATTATTTTTTCCTGCTTTATGCTGCGCTATTTCGGCCGCGGCGCCTTCGCCGTCGCCCTGCTGATTACGGTGGTCTTCTCATTGCCGCGCGTGATGATTGGCGCCCACTGGTTTACCGATATCGCCGTCGGCTCATTGTCCGTAGTGCTGGTTGGCGCCAGCTGGGTGCTGATAACGCCTTGCAGCGACTGGATCGTCGATCGGTTGAATCGCCTGTTGCCCGGCAAGCACCGCCCCGGCCAACCATAATTTGTGTCTATGACTCATTCCGGGAGGCGCCCGCCTCCCGTCCTCTCCCCCTCGCCGCGCGCAAAAATTTCCCCGCCGTTCGTTAACGCTTTTGCAACCTGATTTCACGCCAGATTCATACATCGGACAATTGGCGTTTTTTATATGAAGATTTACATTATGTTACATCACAAATTCATATAAAAAAGACGGGAAAAAGGCTCGCAATCCCCTATTGGTTCCGGTAATCTCAGATGCGTTTGTGCCTGGTTTAAGTCGAATCAGTATGAAATCCGATAAAAATGTGCGTTCTCGCACGTTTTCAACGGTAACTGGTTGTCGATGCAACAGGTGCGGACTAGGCTCGTTTCGTTTGGCATTTTTCAGGTAGCGACTTTCGTCGTTAAGGACTTCAAGGGAAAACAACAACAATGGTCAAATCTCAACCGTTTCTGAGATATTTTTTGCGGGTAGTCCCTGCAATTGCCGCTGCGGTTATGCTGTCAGCGTGCAGCTCGACTCACACTTCGAACTTGAATAACGCACAAACTGAGATGCGTGCAGTTAATGACAAAGACGGTCTTTTACTGCAAGCCTCTCAGGATGAATTCGAAGCGATGGTCCGCAACGTTGACGTCAAGTCAAAGATTATGGATCAGTACGCGGACTGGAAAGGCGTTCGCTACCGCTTAGGCGGTGACACCAAGCGCGGCATCGATTGCTCGGCGTTTGTACAGCGCACCTTCCGCGAACAGTTCGGCATGGATTTACCGCGTTCAACCTATGAACAGGAAGATCTCGGCAAGAAAATCCAGCGCACCAAGCTGCGCGCCGGCGATTTGGTGCTGTTCCGCGCCGGTTCTACCGGGCGCCATGTCGGCATCTATTTAGGCAACGATCAGTTCGTTCACGCCTCCACCAGCAGTGGGGTCATGATTTCCAAGCTGACCGATAACTATTGGAATAAACGTTATCGAGAAGCGCGCCGGGTGCTGACCAACGGCTGACGGCGCAACGCCCTGAAGATCCTGAATACCAAACGAGCGATAAGCGCCGCCCACGGGCGGCGTTTTTTTTTGGGCTGTCGAACGGGTATCATCAAGATTGATCCCTGCCTTATCGTCACCGTTCCCCACTTAACACTGCCGCACGTCGTTATTTTGATAAACTGTTGGCAGGAAATCGCGCCGTCGAGGAAAAACTCGCCTATTATCGTCAGATGACGGCAACGGCGCCCCGGCGTTATTTAAAACGTTTCCGCTGATATTATGCGCATGATATTTCTGTCGGCGACGCCGCATATTTAAACGGCGCCGCCGGTTGGTACGGGATAAAAAGGCAAAAATGAAAAAAAAGCCGCTGGCACAATCCATTAACTGGCTGCGCGACACGCCTGACGCCCTGTTGCAGAGGGCTCGGTTATGGGCTTGAAAAGAGCTTTCGCCCGCAGCGTGTCTCACCGACAACGCAGCCTGGCTAAAAGCGGTGTCGCCGCCCTGGTATTTTTTACGCTATTCACCGCGGTCACGCTTTCTTTGATCAATCACCAGCGCACGCAATATCAACATAAGGTCGAAGCGCGCACGCAAAAGTTCACGCTGGGTTATATCTCGCATCTGACGGCGGTGATGCGGCAAATGATGCCGCTGCTGGACAAGCCTTGCCTCTCCAGCCAGTCGGACATTACCTACCAGGCGGCCTTTACCAGCGGCGTGCGCACCTTCCTGTTGGTGAAGGACGGCTACGCCTATTGCTCCTCCGCCACGGGCGACATGATGTTGCCGATGAAAAATATCTACCAGGATATCGACTGGGATCTGCCTCTGGATCTCAAGCTGCAGCAGGGTACGCCGATGGTGCCAAACAAACCGGCGGTTGCGATTTGGCTGCGGCATCCCGGCGAAAAGGCCACCGGCATCCTCGCTACGCTGGACATCGATCTGATGCCCTACCTGCTGTTCACCTCGCACGACGAACAGGCGCCGGGCATCGCCATCGTGATGGGCAACCGCGCGCTGACCACTTTCAGCCCGAACCTGATGCCGGTCAATCAGCTGCCGAAGGGCAAGGCGGATACCCTGACGATGCCCAATCTGCCGCTGACCATCCTGTTCTACAACGAGAAACTGACCCCCAACGACATTCGCCTGACGCTGCTGGGCAGCTTGGTGCTGTCATTGATGACCGGCGTACTCTGCTACTACATGCTGCTGCTGCGGCAAAGCCCGGAACGCGCGCTGCTGCGTGGCATCAAGCGCAACGAGTTCTTTATCGAATACCAGCCGGTGTTCCATACCGACAGCAACAGCATCGGCGGGCTGGAAGCGCTGATCCGCTGGCAGCATCCGATCGAGGGCCGTATCCCGCCCGATGTCTTTATCCCCTACGCCGAAAGCAACGGGCTGATCGTGCCGCTTACCCGCCACCTGTTCAGGCTGATCGCCGAAGATGTGCCACAGCTCGCCAAAGCGCTGCCACGGGGAGGTAAAGTTGGCCTCAACATTTCCCCCGCCCACCTCAGCGCGCCGTCGTTCCACCAGGACGTGTATGAACTGTTGACGCAGCTGCCGGGCGATTACTTTACGCTGGTGTTTGAAATCACCGAACGCGGCATGGTGGAAGAAGAGAGCGCGCTGGCGGAGTTTGACTGGCTGCACAAACAGGGCATCGAGATCGCAGTGGACGATTTTGGCACCGGGCACAGCGCGTTGATCTATCTTGAGCGCTTCACCATGGATTATCTGAAGATTGACCGTGGCTTCGTCAACACCATCGGCCAGGATACGGTCACCGCGCCGGTGCTGGATGCGGTGATCTCGCTGGCGAAAAAGCTGAAAATGCTGACGGTGGCCGAGGGCGTGGAAACCGCCGAGCAGATGCAGTTCCTGCAAGAGCACGGCGTCAATTTCATGCAGGGGTACTACTTCAGCAAGCCGCTGAGCATCGATGATTTCGTCGCTTACTGCAATACTCATCAGGTCTTTGATTATCAGGAAAAAAATAGTTAATCTTTAAGCATCTTTACCCTGCGCCCGCCCGAAGAATGTTATGCTGGGCGCAGGCTGTACTTTATTCCACAGCAGGAGCTTACCGTCTGATGTCCGTGCGCATTTTCGCTGCTCTGGTGCTCTCGGCACTGAGCTTCGGTCTGCGGGCCGAAGCCCTCAACGAAAGCTACGCTTTCGCCCTTCTCGGTGAACCGAAATACGCCACCGACTTCAGCCATTTCGACTACGTCAACCCGGCGGCGCCCAAGGGCGGCGACGTGCGGCTGGCGGCCATCGGCACCTACGACAACTTCAACCGCTTCGCTACCCGCGGCGTGCCCGGCGAGCGCACGATGGAGCTGTACGATACGCTGTTCACCAACTCCGACGACGAACCCGGCAGCTATTACCCGCTGATTGCCGAATCGGCCCGTTTCCCGGCCGACATGCGCTGGATGGAATTGGATATCAACGCCCGCGCCCGCTTCCAGGACGGCAGCCCGATCACCGCCGCCGACGTGGCCTTTACCTTCAATAAATTCATGGCCGAAGGCGTACCGCAGTTTCGCTCCTTTTACAAAGGCGTCACGGTCAAGGCCATTTCCCGGCTGACGGTGCGCATCGAGCTGCCTAAGGCGAACCGTGAGCAAATCCTCAGCCTGCTCAGCCTGCGCGTATTGCCGGAAAGCTTCTGGAAAAACCATAAGCTCAACGAACCGCTCAGCACCCCGCCGCTTGCCAGCGGCCCGTATAAAATCGGCGATTACCGCCTCGGCCAGTACATCACCTATCAGCGGGTGCGCGACTACTGGGCCGCCAATCTGCCGGTGAACCGCGGCCGCTACAACTTCGACAGCATTCGTTACGATTATTATCTGGACGATAAAGTGGCGCTGGAAGCCTTCAAGGCCGGCGCTTACGATTTCCGCATCGAGCCGTCGCCCAAAAGCTGGGCCACCCAATATCAGGGCGGCAACTTCGCGCGCAACTACATCATCAAGCAAGACGAGACCAACCAGGCGGCGCAGAATACCCGCTGGCTGGCGTTCAATCTGCAAAAACCGCTGTTCGCCGATCGTCGGGTACGGGAAGCGATCGGCCTGGCTTTCGATTTTAACTGGATGAACAAGGCGCTGTATTACAACGCCTATCAGCGCACCGACAGCTATTTCCAAAACACCGCCTACGCCGCCCGCGGCTACCCGGACGCCGCTGAACTGGCCTTGCTGGCACCGCTCAAGGGCCAGATACCGCCGGAGGTATTTACCAGCATCTACCAACCGCCCTCCTCCGACGGTAGCGGCAACGATCGACAAAACCTGCTGAAGGCGACCCAACTGCTGAAAGAAGCCGGTTGGGTGGTCAAAAATCAAAAGCTGGTCAACGCCAAAACCGGCCAGCCGTTCACCTTTGAACTGATGTTGCTGAGCGGCAGCAACTTCCAGTACGTGCTGCCGTTCCGCCACAACCTGCAACGGTTGGGCATCGATATGCAAATCCGCGAGATTGACGCCTCGCAGTACACCCGCCGCATGCGCGAGCGCGATTTCGACATGATGTCGACGGTGTATATGGCGATGCCGTTCCCCAGCGCCGATCTGCAAATTCTGTGGGATTCGCAGTACATCGATTCCAGCTATAACACCCCCGGCGTCAAAGATCCGGCGGTCGACAGCCTGGTCAGGCAAATCGCCGCCCATCAGGGCGACGAAAAAGCCCTCTTGCCGCTCGGCCGCGCGCTGGACCGGGTGCTGACCTGGAACAACTACATGCTGCCGATGTGGTACTCCAACCACGACCGCTACGCCTATTGGGACAAATTCTCCACGCCGTCGATTCGCCCGGCCTATGCGATCGGCTTCGACAACTGGTGGTACGACGTCAACAAGGCGGCGCGCTTACCGGCTCAGCGGCAATAAGGAGTCGGAATGGCGGCCTATCTGATACGCAGACTGTTATTGGTGATCCCCACGCTGTGGGCGATCATCACCATCAACTTTTTTATCGTGCAAATCGCCCCCGGCGGTCCGGTCGATCAGGCCATCGCCGCCATCGAGCTCGGGCACGGCAGCGGGTTTGGCAGCGGCGGTGTCGGCGAAGGCCTGGGCCACGCCCGGACGGGCATCGCGGCTGGCGACGGCCAATATCGCGGTTCGCGCGGCCTGGATCCGGAGGTGATCGCCGAGATCACCCAACGTTACGGCTTCGACAAACCGCTGCACGAGCGCTACTTCACCATGCTGTGGAACTATATGCGCTTCGACTTCGGCGACAGCCTGTTTCGCGGCGCTTCGGTGATGCAGCTGATCGGCCAGAGCCTGCCGGTCTCCATCACGTTGGGCCTCTGGAGCACGCTGATCATCTATCTGGTGTCGATCCCGCTCGGCATCCGCAAGGCCGTCCACAACGGCAGCGCGTTCGATACCTGGAGCAGCACGCTGATTATCATCGGCTACGCCATTCCGGCTTTTCTGTTCGCCATTCTGATGATCGTGCTGTTCGCCGGCGGCAGCTACCTGGACTGGTTCCCGCTGCGCGGCCTGGTATCGAGCAACTTCGACACCCTCTCATGGCCGGCGAAGATCGCCGACTATCTGTGGCATATCACCCTACCGGTGCTGGCGACGGTGATCGGCGGCTTCGCCACCCTGACCATGCTGACCAAAAACGCGTTCCTCGACGAGATCCGCAAACAGTACGTCACCACCGCCCGCGCCAAAGGGCTGGACGAGAAAAAAATCTTGTACCGCCACGTGTTCCGCAACGCCATGCTGCTGGTGATCGCCGGTTTTCCGGCCACCTTTATCAGCATGTTCTTCACCGGCTCGCTGCTGATTGAGGTGATGTTCTCGCTCAACGGCCTGGGGCTGCTGGGCTACGACGCCACGCTGCAGCGCGACTACCCGGTGATGTTCGGCACGCTGTATATCTTCACCCTGATCGGCCTGCTGTTGAATATCCTCAGCGATATCACCTACACCCTGGTCGATCCGCGCATTGACTTCGAGGCCCGCCAATGAGCCGCCTTAGCCCGATCAACCAGGCGCGCTGGGCGCGTTTTCGCCGCAACCGCCGCGGCTACTG of the Serratia marcescens subsp. marcescens ATCC 13880 genome contains:
- a CDS encoding phosphatase PAP2 family protein; this encodes MTRRNLPLILFFNLLGVALFLSWFLPANHGGWFTLDSAIFFFFNRHLATDPAFLHLVAITNNRAFDAISLLAMGLLYLYFYLKQDAAGRRRLVITGVVMLLTAVVLNQLGHLLPVKHPSPTLTFDNIHRVSELTGIPTKDASGDSFPGDHGMMLIIFSCFMLRYFGRGAFAVALLITVVFSLPRVMIGAHWFTDIAVGSLSVVLVGASWVLITPCSDWIVDRLNRLLPGKHRPGQP
- a CDS encoding type 1 fimbrial protein, which gives rise to MNAFRLFLIVGMLFSWTAVSHAGVAGGVIRFVGSIVESPCTVNIADSKANTQCYRNGQRYQAQQALSGFDTTRKELPLNLGTTEMKWVDQQKKLAVMTVVYR
- the mepS gene encoding bifunctional murein DD-endopeptidase/murein LD-carboxypeptidase, which encodes MVKSQPFLRYFLRVVPAIAAAVMLSACSSTHTSNLNNAQTEMRAVNDKDGLLLQASQDEFEAMVRNVDVKSKIMDQYADWKGVRYRLGGDTKRGIDCSAFVQRTFREQFGMDLPRSTYEQEDLGKKIQRTKLRAGDLVLFRAGSTGRHVGIYLGNDQFVHASTSSGVMISKLTDNYWNKRYREARRVLTNG
- a CDS encoding mannitol dehydrogenase family protein, which encodes MKTIANTPLPGAVRQPGYDRRALRSRIVHLGFGAFHRAHQALLTDRVLNAHGGDWGICEISLSGGVPLFEALRQQDHLYSVLEKGADGHQAIVVGAVHESLHRKLEGIAAVLEKLAEPQVAIVSMTITEKGYCIEPGSGRLDRQHSGIVADLAWPHQPQTAPGILVEALRLRRERGLPAFSLLSCDNIPENGHVLRRAVLDLAQARDPSLADWIATAATFPCTMVDRIVPAATPATLDEIAAALGGVRDECAIACEPFIQWVVEDNFTAGRPAWELAGAQLVSDVLPFEHMKLRMLNGSHSFLAYLGYLGGYRYINECMADEHYRRAALRLMLDEQTPTLSVTGISLPDYAARLIARFSNPALQHLTWQIAMDGTQKLPQRLLDAVRWHLRHGGDYSGLALGVAGWMRYVGGVDDAGEPIDIRDPLADVLKQTIAATPDDRRRVAALLALKSVFGEALAAHAAFTEAVTQAYLSLRDRGARETVKEWVMR
- a CDS encoding extracellular solute-binding protein: MSVRIFAALVLSALSFGLRAEALNESYAFALLGEPKYATDFSHFDYVNPAAPKGGDVRLAAIGTYDNFNRFATRGVPGERTMELYDTLFTNSDDEPGSYYPLIAESARFPADMRWMELDINARARFQDGSPITAADVAFTFNKFMAEGVPQFRSFYKGVTVKAISRLTVRIELPKANREQILSLLSLRVLPESFWKNHKLNEPLSTPPLASGPYKIGDYRLGQYITYQRVRDYWAANLPVNRGRYNFDSIRYDYYLDDKVALEAFKAGAYDFRIEPSPKSWATQYQGGNFARNYIIKQDETNQAAQNTRWLAFNLQKPLFADRRVREAIGLAFDFNWMNKALYYNAYQRTDSYFQNTAYAARGYPDAAELALLAPLKGQIPPEVFTSIYQPPSSDGSGNDRQNLLKATQLLKEAGWVVKNQKLVNAKTGQPFTFELMLLSGSNFQYVLPFRHNLQRLGIDMQIREIDASQYTRRMRERDFDMMSTVYMAMPFPSADLQILWDSQYIDSSYNTPGVKDPAVDSLVRQIAAHQGDEKALLPLGRALDRVLTWNNYMLPMWYSNHDRYAYWDKFSTPSIRPAYAIGFDNWWYDVNKAARLPAQRQ
- a CDS encoding cyclic di-GMP phosphodiesterase gives rise to the protein MGLKRAFARSVSHRQRSLAKSGVAALVFFTLFTAVTLSLINHQRTQYQHKVEARTQKFTLGYISHLTAVMRQMMPLLDKPCLSSQSDITYQAAFTSGVRTFLLVKDGYAYCSSATGDMMLPMKNIYQDIDWDLPLDLKLQQGTPMVPNKPAVAIWLRHPGEKATGILATLDIDLMPYLLFTSHDEQAPGIAIVMGNRALTTFSPNLMPVNQLPKGKADTLTMPNLPLTILFYNEKLTPNDIRLTLLGSLVLSLMTGVLCYYMLLLRQSPERALLRGIKRNEFFIEYQPVFHTDSNSIGGLEALIRWQHPIEGRIPPDVFIPYAESNGLIVPLTRHLFRLIAEDVPQLAKALPRGGKVGLNISPAHLSAPSFHQDVYELLTQLPGDYFTLVFEITERGMVEEESALAEFDWLHKQGIEIAVDDFGTGHSALIYLERFTMDYLKIDRGFVNTIGQDTVTAPVLDAVISLAKKLKMLTVAEGVETAEQMQFLQEHGVNFMQGYYFSKPLSIDDFVAYCNTHQVFDYQEKNS
- a CDS encoding CobW family GTP-binding protein; translation: MTKTNLITGFLGSGKTTTIRHLLAHKPEHERWAVLVNEFGEIGIDGALLADSGAVLKEIPGGCMCCVNGLPMQVGLNMLLQQAKPDRLLIEPTGLGHPKQILSLLTQESYAGWIDLQATLCLLDARQLSQPRYRDNENFRDQLAAADIILASKSDTYRPEDKLALEAWKAQDPLQRPCYAIAQGEADVALLSLPRTNRTELPDAQHHHGQAKKQGLAALRLPEHARWRRALNEGQGFTSCGWIFDGDTRFDTVGFMEWVRLAPVERAKGVVRIPEGTLLINRQGQDLNIETRPVAPLDSRIELTHSENADWNALQSALFKIRLS
- a CDS encoding microcin C ABC transporter permease YejB, producing the protein MAAYLIRRLLLVIPTLWAIITINFFIVQIAPGGPVDQAIAAIELGHGSGFGSGGVGEGLGHARTGIAAGDGQYRGSRGLDPEVIAEITQRYGFDKPLHERYFTMLWNYMRFDFGDSLFRGASVMQLIGQSLPVSITLGLWSTLIIYLVSIPLGIRKAVHNGSAFDTWSSTLIIIGYAIPAFLFAILMIVLFAGGSYLDWFPLRGLVSSNFDTLSWPAKIADYLWHITLPVLATVIGGFATLTMLTKNAFLDEIRKQYVTTARAKGLDEKKILYRHVFRNAMLLVIAGFPATFISMFFTGSLLIEVMFSLNGLGLLGYDATLQRDYPVMFGTLYIFTLIGLLLNILSDITYTLVDPRIDFEARQ